The Pedobacter roseus genome contains a region encoding:
- a CDS encoding acyloxyacyl hydrolase: protein MKKLSLSLIILITCITFAQAQIAPENHSIIFKPVFGTHVNSDQGHLFQDQITGFDAAYFKDISRNSDNWIGFSGAKSYGVGFIFRDLSKLKGTKDTSEHAFGQIYGLVAQMDFQLFKIGKAKINFTPGVGLGYTNKYYYNNTKNRFLGSPINETIKADLGMELPMSEYADLLLGFGFLHISNGGATVPNGGLNTGNVYIGLKLNNQKPLTTERKSTYTTLQRNSIELSAGLGARGVFANRNKSLYKSGLYAGYNFYLNDVISLKAGADAVYYYTVFDPNNYGDTFQNYGTSYDHWRTGISVGADINLWRITVAAQIGKYIHYNRLMEKATWYWTFGPTFNITPHLGLQAKTYMHFAQADYVNWGVVYRF from the coding sequence ATGAAAAAATTATCCCTATCCCTAATCATCCTGATTACCTGCATTACCTTTGCCCAGGCACAAATTGCACCAGAAAATCATTCGATTATTTTTAAGCCTGTTTTCGGTACTCATGTAAATAGTGACCAGGGACATTTGTTTCAGGACCAGATTACAGGTTTCGACGCAGCCTACTTTAAGGATATTAGCAGGAACAGTGACAATTGGATCGGCTTTAGCGGGGCCAAATCTTATGGTGTCGGTTTTATTTTCAGGGACCTGAGCAAATTAAAGGGAACAAAAGATACTTCGGAACATGCCTTTGGGCAGATATATGGTTTGGTTGCCCAGATGGATTTCCAATTGTTTAAAATTGGAAAGGCCAAAATTAATTTTACCCCAGGGGTTGGTTTAGGCTACACGAATAAGTATTACTATAACAATACCAAAAACAGATTTTTGGGAAGCCCGATTAATGAAACCATAAAAGCAGATTTAGGAATGGAGCTGCCAATGAGCGAATATGCAGATCTGTTATTGGGTTTTGGTTTTTTACATATTTCAAATGGTGGTGCAACGGTACCTAATGGAGGCTTAAATACCGGGAATGTTTATATCGGCTTAAAGTTAAATAATCAGAAACCATTAACTACAGAACGGAAAAGCACCTATACTACTTTACAGCGAAATTCTATTGAGCTTAGCGCCGGCTTAGGTGCAAGGGGCGTATTTGCGAATAGAAATAAAAGTTTGTACAAAAGCGGGTTATATGCAGGTTACAATTTTTACCTGAATGATGTAATATCGCTTAAAGCAGGTGCCGACGCGGTTTATTATTATACCGTTTTCGACCCTAATAATTATGGGGATACTTTCCAAAACTACGGTACTTCTTACGACCATTGGCGCACAGGAATAAGTGTAGGTGCAGACATTAATTTATGGCGTATCACTGTTGCAGCCCAGATTGGGAAATACATCCATTATAATAGACTGATGGAGAAAGCAACCTGGTACT
- a CDS encoding lipid A deacylase LpxR family protein gives MKLMLKLYVTLLFIGIAEIGYAQNYKNELVVISENDAYIDITSDRYYTNGAFIKFRHALNGENLKSGRSKEIIGFEFGQKIYNPYYSFVPNPALHDRPFTAYLYGEANYSRFYENKQMLKVSAQLGVTGKDALGEKFQKAFHKLVGQNQIEGWEYGLNSEPTLNLGAEYNKLLVTTNNKVFDVTGTASAALGNVITKANLGAMFRLGRFNDMEGSAAFNSIVSNNNAYKATRKYELFLSVSPQLHAVAFDSSLQGGLFRSDKGPITFKPKPFVFTTQVGLTFAIARWTANYTATFTSNEVKNSATGYRYAFYSLAYRFSKN, from the coding sequence ATGAAATTAATGCTCAAATTATACGTCACACTGCTATTTATCGGCATAGCGGAAATTGGTTATGCCCAAAATTATAAAAATGAACTTGTTGTTATCTCTGAAAACGATGCTTATATAGATATTACCAGCGACCGCTATTATACTAACGGTGCATTTATTAAATTCAGACATGCTTTAAATGGTGAAAATTTGAAATCCGGAAGAAGTAAAGAGATTATTGGTTTTGAGTTTGGTCAAAAGATCTACAACCCATATTATAGTTTCGTACCTAATCCAGCTTTACATGATAGGCCTTTCACAGCTTATTTATATGGCGAAGCAAATTATAGCCGGTTTTACGAAAATAAACAAATGCTAAAGGTTTCTGCACAGCTTGGCGTTACAGGAAAAGATGCGCTGGGCGAAAAATTTCAGAAGGCGTTTCACAAATTAGTTGGCCAAAACCAGATTGAAGGATGGGAATATGGCTTAAACAGCGAGCCGACATTGAACCTGGGCGCCGAATACAACAAACTTTTAGTAACCACCAATAACAAGGTATTTGATGTTACGGGAACGGCTTCGGCTGCGCTTGGGAACGTAATTACAAAGGCCAACCTTGGCGCTATGTTTCGTTTGGGTAGATTTAATGATATGGAAGGCTCAGCAGCTTTTAACAGTATAGTGAGCAATAACAATGCTTATAAAGCTACCCGTAAATATGAGCTTTTTCTTTCAGTTAGTCCGCAATTACATGCTGTGGCTTTTGACTCGAGCCTGCAGGGTGGATTATTCAGGAGTGATAAGGGACCGATTACCTTTAAACCAAAACCTTTTGTTTTTACCACGCAAGTGGGTTTAACGTTTGCCATTGCAAGGTGGACGGCCAATTATACGGCTACTTTTACATCGAACGAAGTTAAAAACAGTGCCACTGGCTACCGCTATGCCTTTTATAGTCTTGCTTACCGTTTTAGTAAAAACTAA